One stretch of Campylobacter sp. CCS1377 DNA includes these proteins:
- a CDS encoding DUF262 domain-containing protein gives MSDIKSINDLFGLNFVIPSYQRGYRWDEIQVRDLLEDIWNFCEKEDDKKDSFYCLQPIIVKKYEQDEKNIN, from the coding sequence ATGAGTGATATTAAATCAATAAATGATTTATTTGGGTTGAATTTTGTAATTCCATCTTATCAAAGGGGTTATAGATGGGATGAAATACAAGTTAGAGATTTATTAGAAGATATATGGAATTTTTGTGAAAAAGAAGATGATAAGAAAGATAGTTTTTATTGCTTACAGCCGATTATTGTAAAAAAATACGAACAAGATGAAAAAAATATAAATTAG
- a CDS encoding DUF262 domain-containing protein, with amino-acid sequence MILSHFKLYMDDSRYESFKIEYETREDSKDFLENIQERYKTNEKELNIDFYYMSKAYEYIEKWFSENNNRRQEFFRILTSQNNIAKNVRIIWHEIEDNEDEREVFSRINSGKIPLTNAELIKALFLNSNNFKKEEVDLRQIEISKEWDEMEYALQNNEFWRFLTSDEDYPARIELLFKTYYKIKKDEKYEDSYVIYRFFADKLKGDNKLKVLDEIWLEVKKIFLTFKYWYENHKLYHLIGYLNVLENKESEKSLVSLYKESSKKSKEDFVLFIEEQISKRVNVKNISEIKEMSYEDNKNEIKKILLLFNIATYLESDIRFSFDKFISEKWSLEHINPQSGFTIKNKDDRKRWIKEIIDILKLLQDDNSNEQTTSLLKKLIDNINENIDDKKFADITNDVFEYFSPEDKHSIANLTLLSLDTNSKLSNHIFAIKRNKLKEDEKNGKFIPLCTKNVFMKYYSEKFDDIKNIYFWTSSDQDSYLKAIEEKINVFIKNGE; translated from the coding sequence ATGATTCTTTCTCATTTTAAATTATATATGGATGATAGTAGATATGAATCATTTAAAATAGAATATGAAACTAGAGAAGATAGTAAAGATTTTTTAGAAAATATACAAGAAAGATACAAAACAAATGAAAAAGAATTAAATATTGATTTTTATTATATGAGTAAGGCTTATGAATATATTGAAAAATGGTTTAGTGAAAATAACAACAGAAGGCAAGAATTTTTTAGAATTTTAACATCACAAAATAATATAGCAAAAAATGTGAGAATTATATGGCATGAAATAGAAGATAATGAAGATGAAAGGGAAGTATTCTCAAGAATAAATAGTGGAAAAATTCCATTAACTAATGCCGAATTAATCAAAGCCTTATTTTTAAATAGTAATAACTTTAAAAAAGAAGAAGTTGATTTAAGACAAATTGAAATTTCTAAAGAATGGGATGAAATGGAATATGCCTTACAAAACAATGAATTTTGGAGATTTTTAACTAGCGATGAAGATTATCCAGCAAGAATAGAGCTTTTGTTTAAAACTTACTACAAAATAAAAAAAGATGAAAAATATGAAGATTCTTATGTGATTTATAGATTTTTTGCTGATAAACTTAAAGGCGATAATAAGCTTAAAGTTTTAGATGAAATTTGGTTAGAAGTTAAAAAAATATTTTTAACATTTAAATATTGGTATGAAAATCATAAGTTATATCATTTAATAGGCTATTTAAATGTTTTAGAAAACAAAGAAAGCGAAAAATCACTAGTTAGTCTTTATAAAGAATCTTCAAAAAAGAGCAAAGAGGATTTTGTGCTATTTATAGAGGAGCAAATTAGTAAGCGTGTAAATGTAAAAAATATAAGTGAAATAAAGGAAATGAGCTATGAAGATAATAAAAATGAGATAAAGAAGATATTATTGCTATTTAACATAGCTACATATTTAGAGAGTGATATAAGATTTTCATTTGATAAATTTATATCAGAAAAATGGAGCTTAGAACACATAAATCCTCAAAGTGGGTTTACTATAAAAAACAAAGATGATAGAAAACGATGGATAAAAGAAATTATTGATATTTTAAAATTACTTCAAGATGATAATTCGAATGAGCAAACAACTTCATTATTAAAAAAACTTATTGATAATATAAATGAAAACATTGATGATAAAAAATTTGCTGATATAACTAATGATGTTTTTGAATATTTTAGTCCTGAAGATAAACATAGTATAGCTAATTTGACTTTGCTTTCGCTTGATACAAATAGTAAGCTTAGCAATCATATATTTGCTATTAAAAGAAATAAATTAAAAGAAGATGAAAAAAATGGAAAATTCATCCCTTTATGCACTAAAAATGTGTTTATGAAGTATTATAGTGAAAAATTTGATGATATAAAAAATATTTATTTTTGGACTAGTAGTGATCAAGATTCGTATTTAAAAGCTATTGAAGAAAAAATCAATGTTTTTATAAAAAATGGAGAATAA
- a CDS encoding DUF262 domain-containing protein has protein sequence MLKNITNFKKLIEECQIKIPIIQRDYAQGRIEASVIRDKFLDNILAHLNNNKEMRLDFIYGSVKNDVFLPLDGQQRLTTIFLLYWYFGKKEDKEIDFLKKFTYETRASSREFCQKLIQEEFNTFEDGDKLSEKIKNSSWFLYFWDNDPTIKSMLAMIDDIHKKFNNEEFFDKLELLKFHFIKLENFNLDDDLYIKMNARGKKLTDFEIFKAEFEKFLISNKKNLFKEYFIKNIDGEWTDLFWRLGFKNKHHLIDDAFMNFFYFISEMLHVKNKEKTTVIDFENMKKNISKLIENVYFDDENIDFFFKAIKYLENIANFNKENLSVNFEKNKLALFDKYPDLLIKVINNDKGNLINLQQKILLFIIISNFVENESNINVVNLLDKLRIVRNLIQRIRALKQGKIDYTATLSYEKLHYILNMSLVNAKENIYTYLINNEVKLTNTDISKDSLDQEVYKAKYIQNDNNLKYTIQQLEDYKYICGDLSFFLFEDKELLKFTSDNIDEIFNSQTHLIIRSLLTIDDYVKYIGFAGSGLKYYFGVDDKWEILLTKNNQNDMEDCIDYLNLFYQFFKKYKSIKDEFLDYDSNEILEQLVSDYLNNKSNINYTSWVYYFIKYGDKIFNNTEKREKNYFVWYDEENFNIDKMYGETMGSKYVNTYVKILSEISNIHLIEDEQRSEYIKIADKIEIISCNKNGWLLKLNDKFIIENINSDFVLEKEDEDGVYILKHNKSQDVIEMTQELINTIQDN, from the coding sequence ATGCTTAAAAATATTACCAATTTTAAAAAATTAATTGAAGAATGTCAAATTAAAATTCCTATTATACAGAGAGATTATGCGCAAGGAAGAATTGAGGCTAGTGTTATCAGGGATAAATTTTTAGACAATATTCTTGCACACTTGAACAACAATAAAGAAATGCGTTTAGATTTTATTTATGGAAGTGTTAAAAATGATGTTTTTTTGCCGCTTGATGGGCAACAAAGACTGACTACTATTTTTTTACTTTATTGGTACTTCGGAAAAAAGGAAGATAAAGAAATAGATTTTTTAAAAAAATTTACTTATGAAACTAGAGCTAGTTCAAGAGAGTTTTGTCAAAAATTAATACAAGAAGAATTTAATACTTTTGAAGATGGTGATAAATTATCTGAAAAAATTAAAAACAGCAGTTGGTTTTTATATTTTTGGGATAATGATCCTACTATTAAATCTATGCTAGCAATGATAGATGATATACATAAAAAATTTAACAACGAAGAATTCTTTGATAAATTAGAATTACTTAAATTTCATTTTATTAAACTAGAGAATTTTAATTTAGATGATGATTTGTATATAAAAATGAATGCTAGAGGTAAAAAATTAACAGATTTTGAAATTTTTAAAGCAGAATTTGAAAAATTTCTAATTAGCAATAAGAAAAATCTCTTCAAAGAATATTTTATAAAAAATATTGATGGCGAGTGGACAGATTTGTTTTGGAGATTAGGCTTTAAAAATAAGCACCATTTGATAGATGACGCTTTTATGAATTTTTTTTATTTTATCAGTGAAATGCTTCATGTAAAAAATAAAGAAAAAACAACAGTTATTGATTTTGAAAATATGAAAAAAAACATTAGTAAGTTGATTGAAAATGTGTATTTTGATGATGAAAATATTGATTTCTTCTTTAAAGCTATTAAATACTTAGAAAATATAGCTAATTTTAACAAGGAAAACCTTTCGGTTAATTTTGAAAAAAATAAATTAGCTTTATTTGATAAATATCCAGATTTATTAATAAAAGTAATTAATAATGATAAGGGTAATCTGATTAATTTACAGCAAAAAATATTATTATTCATCATTATTAGTAATTTTGTAGAAAATGAAAGTAATATTAATGTTGTAAATTTATTAGATAAACTTAGAATTGTAAGAAATTTAATTCAGAGAATTAGAGCTTTAAAGCAAGGTAAAATAGATTATACTGCTACTTTATCTTATGAAAAATTACATTATATATTAAATATGTCTTTAGTTAATGCAAAAGAAAATATATATACCTATCTAATCAATAATGAAGTAAAATTAACAAATACAGATATAAGCAAAGATTCATTAGATCAAGAAGTATATAAAGCAAAATATATACAAAATGACAATAATTTAAAATACACCATTCAACAATTAGAAGATTATAAATATATTTGTGGAGATCTATCTTTCTTTTTGTTTGAAGATAAAGAATTGTTAAAATTTACAAGTGATAATATTGATGAAATTTTTAATAGTCAAACTCATTTAATTATTAGGTCTTTGCTAACTATAGATGACTATGTAAAATATATTGGTTTTGCTGGCTCTGGTTTAAAATATTACTTTGGTGTTGATGATAAATGGGAAATTTTATTAACCAAGAATAATCAAAATGATATGGAAGATTGCATAGACTACCTTAACTTATTTTATCAGTTCTTTAAAAAATATAAATCTATTAAGGATGAGTTTTTAGATTATGATTCAAATGAAATATTAGAGCAGTTAGTTTCGGATTATCTCAATAACAAAAGTAATATAAACTATACCAGTTGGGTTTATTATTTCATTAAATATGGAGATAAAATATTTAACAATACAGAAAAAAGGGAAAAAAATTATTTTGTTTGGTATGATGAAGAAAATTTTAATATAGATAAGATGTATGGTGAAACAATGGGTAGTAAATATGTAAATACTTATGTAAAAATATTATCTGAAATAAGTAATATCCATTTGATAGAAGATGAACAAAGATCTGAATATATTAAAATTGCTGATAAAATAGAAATAATATCATGTAATAAAAATGGGTGGCTTTTAAAATTGAATGATAAATTTATTATAGAAAATATAAATAGTGATTTTGTTTTAGAAAAAGAAGATGAAGATGGAGTTTATATTTTAAAACACAATAAATCACAAGATGTTATTGAAATGACACAAGAATTAATTAATACTATCCAAGATAACTAG
- a CDS encoding protein kinase translates to MEYADFTLENYIKNYNQKLSNNERISLGCQVLRGIEILWNNNILHRDISFNNILLKLYDNIYPVIKISDFGLAKEINSDSISIDTEIKGSLNDFSTLKIKGFNEYNIEDELYALTQVLYFIATGKEN, encoded by the coding sequence ATGGAGTATGCTGATTTCACTTTAGAAAATTATATAAAAAATTATAACCAAAAGCTTTCAAACAATGAAAGAATTTCCTTAGGTTGTCAAGTGCTCAGAGGAATTGAAATTCTATGGAATAATAATATATTACATAGAGACATTAGTTTTAATAATATCTTACTGAAGTTATATGATAATATTTATCCTGTGATAAAAATTTCTGATTTTGGATTAGCAAAAGAAATTAATAGCGATTCAATAAGTATTGATACGGAAATAAAAGGGAGTTTAAATGATTTTTCTACTTTGAAAATTAAAGGTTTTAATGAGTATAACATTGAAGATGAGCTTTATGCGTTAACTCAAGTCTTGTATTTTATAGCTACAGGTAAAGAGAATTAA
- the flgL gene encoding flagellar hook-associated protein FlgL encodes MRITDQFTFNKTITNTQGGQSSLYKIMQQLSSGSKIQDSYEDASIYIDSSRLEYELATLDQIREATNSAMEMAKNTDQAISDMIKLLEQFKVKLVQAASDGNSQTSREAIAKELTKIKESIINLANTSINGQYLFSGSMTNTKPFDPWGNYYGNGNNMSVVTGSGTSGIYNIPGWDLFFKPDNDYSKHITTNIGLTDNRWGDKDHPEQLGILNGESKWYQFIGQDYVKDGGLDPDKDFVYDDTQLDFPPSSMFIQGVRPDGTSFKATINIDKNSDINSVLENIGQLYGNTADNKVVEVTLNDSGQIEIKNLKEGNSSLDFHAVALTPQFDDKAELEEVRAAAEAAGLSMEDVTNMVMTEAVRGGNATGGADLNDIQSPVTITINGQQFEIDVHQNDFIKSKATDNNGNPADGADYDNIYFEQDGNKVFGNVSQIKNGTSEYATDDTKLSEVLANADKSMTGQVLNLKVTSKGGNEYDVTIDLENSMVSYPDPNNPGQTISFPITHTKTVGNSTQGVITGSEDITYRQLNDIIGMFATDNMPKTSIAVAPDGSISDADYQTLQNGINNSKGQVEVGLDYEGRITITDKLSTNTNIKIALSDANSNKGFPPAGQSTNGSGFVFNANNSLVIDEPNVDLIKDLDDMIDAVLAGNMRADGNSEDPRNTGMQGGIERLDHLLDHLRKQHTIVGAYTNHLEQTNTRATFLSVNVQTIKSNVIDADYVETMMNLMQTQMAYQATMKASTTIAQMSLLNYM; translated from the coding sequence ATGCGCATTACGGATCAATTTACATTCAACAAAACTATTACCAACACTCAAGGTGGTCAGTCTTCTTTATATAAAATTATGCAACAGCTTTCTTCGGGGAGCAAAATTCAAGACTCTTATGAAGATGCAAGTATTTATATAGACAGTTCCAGACTTGAATATGAACTTGCAACTTTAGATCAGATCAGAGAAGCGACTAATTCAGCTATGGAAATGGCAAAAAATACCGATCAGGCTATATCTGATATGATTAAATTGCTTGAACAATTTAAAGTAAAATTAGTCCAAGCTGCAAGTGATGGTAATTCTCAAACTTCAAGGGAGGCTATTGCAAAAGAACTTACTAAAATTAAAGAAAGTATCATAAATTTAGCGAATACAAGCATTAATGGACAATATTTATTTTCTGGAAGTATGACAAATACTAAGCCTTTTGATCCTTGGGGAAATTATTATGGCAATGGTAATAATATGAGTGTGGTTACTGGCTCTGGAACTTCTGGAATTTATAACATTCCTGGTTGGGATTTATTTTTTAAGCCTGATAATGACTATAGCAAACACATTACTACCAATATAGGTTTAACCGATAATCGTTGGGGAGATAAGGATCATCCTGAACAACTAGGTATTTTAAATGGTGAATCCAAATGGTATCAATTTATTGGACAAGATTATGTGAAAGATGGTGGACTTGATCCTGATAAGGATTTTGTCTATGATGATACTCAGCTTGATTTTCCACCATCTTCAATGTTTATACAAGGTGTAAGACCTGATGGAACGAGTTTTAAAGCTACTATTAATATTGATAAAAATTCAGATATTAATTCTGTGTTAGAAAACATAGGGCAACTTTATGGCAATACAGCGGATAATAAAGTCGTAGAAGTTACTTTAAATGATAGCGGGCAAATAGAGATTAAAAATTTAAAAGAGGGCAATAGTTCTTTAGATTTTCATGCAGTGGCTTTAACCCCGCAGTTTGATGATAAAGCGGAGCTTGAAGAAGTTAGAGCAGCCGCAGAAGCTGCTGGCTTAAGTATGGAAGATGTAACCAATATGGTTATGACTGAAGCAGTGCGTGGGGGTAATGCAACTGGTGGTGCTGATCTTAATGATATTCAAAGTCCGGTTACTATTACAATCAATGGTCAGCAGTTTGAAATTGATGTGCATCAAAATGATTTTATAAAAAGTAAGGCTACGGATAATAATGGAAATCCTGCCGATGGTGCAGATTATGATAATATTTATTTCGAGCAAGATGGAAATAAAGTTTTTGGCAATGTCTCGCAGATAAAAAATGGTACAAGTGAGTATGCTACTGATGATACGAAATTAAGTGAAGTTCTTGCCAATGCAGACAAAAGTATGACAGGACAAGTGCTTAATCTTAAAGTAACTTCAAAAGGTGGTAATGAATATGATGTTACTATAGATCTGGAAAATTCAATGGTAAGTTATCCAGATCCTAATAATCCAGGACAAACTATAAGTTTTCCTATTACTCACACGAAAACGGTTGGAAATTCCACCCAAGGAGTGATTACAGGATCAGAAGATATCACTTATAGACAACTTAATGATATCATAGGAATGTTTGCAACAGATAATATGCCAAAAACAAGCATTGCTGTAGCTCCTGATGGAAGTATTTCAGATGCGGATTATCAAACTTTACAAAATGGTATTAATAATTCTAAGGGGCAGGTAGAAGTTGGTTTAGATTATGAAGGTCGTATTACTATCACTGATAAGCTTTCTACAAATACTAATATTAAAATTGCTTTAAGTGATGCAAATTCTAATAAGGGATTTCCACCAGCAGGACAAAGTACTAATGGTTCTGGTTTTGTTTTTAATGCAAATAATTCTTTAGTGATTGATGAGCCAAATGTAGATTTGATTAAAGATCTTGATGATATGATTGATGCGGTTTTAGCGGGAAATATGAGAGCAGATGGTAATAGCGAAGATCCTAGAAATACTGGTATGCAAGGCGGAATCGAAAGGCTTGATCATTTGCTAGATCATTTAAGAAAACAACATACTATAGTGGGCGCTTATACTAATCATTTAGAGCAAACTAATACAAGAGCCACTTTTTTAAGCGTAAATGTACAGACTATAAAGTCTAATGTAATTGATGCAGATTATGTTGAAACTATGATGAATTTAATGCAAACACAAATGGCTTATCAAGCTACCATGAAGGCTTCTACAACCATAGCTCAAATGAGTTTATTAAACTATATGTAA
- a CDS encoding DNA translocase FtsK: MAFFGLNYFFYKNDYNFKQISKYYYLALGLIFFFSMILINLYDQNLGYSTYVYKGFAFVLGRTLSAFLAFFVIVLSVVFLAKDFLKELFDISFVKKDFIQNDITLLKEKEENKEPIEIQTEQIQDKDEKYIKEEAQEIKMQENDSEEPKSIVEQIKNTSQQIQDGFADFVNKASKNKIYYENITEEEEEAVIPEKFLKHRSIEDIKKRLNETDISNLDEPSYKRKNILLNPLQDNKPRFFKKQLENQNLNANSQPSVRILASNYMVQNLNTPNLNTITQKDNQEKQEIKNKEIDIEFYKPKQNLPIVEELLEEKIQEDKEEQNLNQTQMQELILNENEQEILEQEIISNENSTQVAPIAPKFKSVILKELSGNKALLNELEQGQMQKPKDFELPSLDFLASPLQNTTEINEEEIDKKIYDLLEKLRRFKIGGDVISTYAGPVVTTFEFRPAADVKVSRILNLQDDLAMALKAESIRIQAPIPGKDVVGIEVPNAKIETIYLREILESEVFKNAKSPLTIALGKDIVGNAFVTDLKKLPHLLIAGTTGSGKSVGINSMLLSLLYRNSPKTLRLMMIDPKMLEFSIYNEIPHLLIPVITDPKKAVNALSNMVAEMERRYRLMAEAKTKNIENYNEKIRELGGEELPFIVVIIDELADLMMTAGKDVEFYIGRLAQMARASGIHLIVATQRPSVDVVTGLIKANLPSRISYKVGQKIDSKVILDAMGAESLLGRGDCLFTPPGTSNIVRLHAPFASENEIEKIVEFLKSQQTVQYDESFLKDEQSSGIGADLSALNSDEIDELYEDAKRVILEDGKTSISYLQRRLKIGYNRAANIIEQLTQGGILSEPDAKGQREILI; the protein is encoded by the coding sequence ATGGCTTTTTTTGGTTTAAATTATTTTTTTTATAAAAACGATTATAATTTTAAGCAAATTTCAAAATACTACTATTTAGCGTTGGGATTGATTTTTTTCTTCAGTATGATTTTAATCAATTTGTATGATCAAAATTTAGGATATAGCACTTATGTTTATAAAGGCTTTGCATTTGTGCTAGGACGCACTTTGAGTGCATTTTTGGCCTTTTTTGTAATTGTTTTGAGTGTTGTTTTTTTGGCAAAAGATTTTTTAAAAGAACTTTTTGATATTTCTTTTGTTAAAAAAGATTTTATACAAAATGATATAACTTTGCTAAAAGAAAAAGAAGAAAATAAAGAGCCTATAGAAATTCAAACAGAACAGATTCAAGACAAAGATGAAAAATATATCAAAGAAGAAGCGCAAGAAATAAAAATGCAAGAAAATGATAGCGAAGAGCCAAAAAGCATTGTGGAGCAAATTAAAAATACTTCGCAACAGATTCAAGATGGATTTGCTGATTTTGTAAATAAGGCAAGCAAAAATAAAATTTATTATGAAAATATTACAGAAGAAGAGGAGGAAGCAGTGATTCCGGAAAAATTTTTAAAACACAGAAGCATTGAAGATATCAAAAAGCGTTTAAATGAAACAGATATTAGCAATCTTGATGAACCAAGTTATAAAAGAAAAAATATTCTTTTAAACCCTTTGCAAGATAATAAACCTCGTTTTTTTAAAAAACAGCTTGAAAATCAAAATTTAAATGCAAATTCCCAGCCAAGTGTCAGGATTTTGGCTTCAAATTATATGGTGCAAAACTTAAACACTCCAAATTTAAATACAATCACCCAAAAAGATAATCAAGAAAAACAAGAAATTAAAAACAAGGAAATTGATATAGAATTTTATAAACCTAAGCAAAATTTACCTATAGTTGAAGAATTATTAGAAGAAAAAATTCAAGAAGATAAAGAAGAACAAAATTTAAATCAAACTCAAATGCAAGAGCTTATTTTAAATGAAAACGAGCAAGAAATTTTAGAGCAAGAAATCATTTCGAATGAAAATTCAACACAGGTTGCACCTATTGCACCTAAATTTAAAAGTGTGATTTTAAAAGAATTAAGTGGAAATAAAGCTTTATTAAATGAGTTAGAGCAGGGTCAAATGCAAAAACCCAAGGATTTTGAGTTACCAAGTTTGGATTTTTTGGCTTCTCCTTTGCAAAATACTACCGAGATAAACGAAGAAGAAATTGATAAGAAAATTTATGATTTATTGGAAAAATTGCGTCGTTTTAAAATAGGTGGTGATGTTATTAGTACTTATGCGGGTCCTGTTGTGACTACTTTTGAATTTAGACCTGCTGCGGATGTAAAAGTAAGTAGAATTTTAAATTTGCAAGATGACTTAGCTATGGCTTTAAAAGCAGAATCTATACGCATACAAGCACCAATTCCAGGTAAAGATGTGGTAGGCATTGAAGTGCCAAATGCGAAAATTGAAACTATATATTTAAGAGAAATTTTAGAAAGTGAAGTATTTAAAAACGCTAAAAGCCCTTTGACTATAGCTTTGGGTAAGGATATAGTGGGAAATGCTTTTGTAACCGATCTTAAAAAACTTCCGCATTTACTCATTGCAGGAACAACGGGAAGCGGAAAAAGCGTGGGGATAAATTCTATGCTTTTAAGTCTTTTATATCGCAACTCTCCTAAAACTTTGCGTTTGATGATGATAGATCCAAAAATGCTTGAATTTAGCATTTACAATGAAATCCCGCATCTTTTAATCCCTGTTATCACAGATCCTAAAAAAGCGGTTAATGCACTTTCAAATATGGTCGCTGAAATGGAAAGACGCTATCGCTTGATGGCTGAAGCAAAAACTAAAAACATAGAAAATTACAATGAAAAAATACGAGAATTAGGAGGCGAAGAATTGCCTTTTATTGTTGTCATTATCGATGAGTTAGCGGATTTGATGATGACCGCAGGCAAGGATGTGGAATTTTATATAGGTCGCTTGGCGCAAATGGCAAGGGCGAGTGGAATTCATCTAATTGTAGCTACACAACGCCCTTCAGTTGATGTTGTAACAGGACTTATTAAGGCAAATTTACCAAGTAGAATTTCTTATAAAGTGGGACAAAAAATTGATTCTAAAGTCATCTTGGACGCTATGGGAGCTGAGAGTTTATTAGGAAGAGGGGATTGTCTTTTTACTCCACCAGGAACAAGTAATATAGTGCGTTTACATGCTCCATTTGCTAGCGAGAATGAAATAGAAAAAATTGTTGAGTTTTTAAAATCCCAACAAACAGTGCAATACGATGAGAGTTTTTTAAAAGATGAGCAAAGTAGTGGTATAGGTGCTGATTTATCCGCTTTAAATTCAGATGAAATTGATGAATTATACGAAGATGCTAAACGCGTGATTTTAGAGGATGGTAAAACAAGTATTTCTTATTTGCAACGCCGTTTAAAGATAGGCTATAATAGGGCAGCAAATATCATAGAACAGCTTACTCAAGGCGGTATTTTAAGTGAGCCTGATGCTAAGGGACAAAGAGAAATTTTAATATAA
- the lepB gene encoding signal peptidase I yields MEKIKKIYKFSQSWTGTVIIVLLIIFFFIQAFVIPTGSMKNTLLVGDFLFVKKFSYGVPTPHIPFLEIPILPDFDEDGHLIKAQGPKRGDIVVFRNPRNPKEHYVKRCVAKGGDEVVFANKTLYIRMSEGDEYMKENYAKNLVWIENKLFVKEPYSQKGIHYDDRVNTEATFLKHLIGNDLAMKPVIIDGFGEVGYSGGNAYYYEVSEDEYFMVGDNRDHSYDSRFWGAVPYKFIVGKPWFVYFSWDEQKLVRWDRIGRFMDTLENNEKFIRYHESDLDALE; encoded by the coding sequence ATGGAAAAAATAAAAAAAATTTATAAATTTTCTCAGTCTTGGACGGGGACTGTTATTATTGTTTTGCTCATTATTTTCTTTTTTATTCAAGCTTTTGTTATTCCGACAGGCTCGATGAAAAATACACTTTTAGTTGGAGATTTTTTATTTGTTAAAAAATTCAGCTATGGGGTGCCAACACCGCATATTCCTTTTTTGGAAATTCCTATATTGCCAGATTTTGATGAAGATGGACATTTAATTAAGGCTCAAGGTCCAAAAAGAGGCGATATAGTTGTGTTTAGAAATCCAAGAAATCCTAAAGAACATTATGTCAAGCGTTGTGTAGCTAAAGGTGGCGATGAAGTTGTGTTTGCTAATAAAACCTTATATATTAGAATGAGTGAAGGTGATGAGTATATGAAAGAAAATTATGCCAAAAATCTTGTTTGGATAGAGAATAAGCTTTTTGTAAAAGAACCTTATTCACAAAAAGGAATTCATTATGATGATAGGGTTAATACTGAAGCTACATTTTTAAAACACTTAATAGGTAATGATTTGGCGATGAAACCTGTAATTATTGATGGTTTTGGTGAAGTAGGTTATAGCGGAGGAAATGCTTATTATTATGAAGTAAGCGAGGATGAGTATTTTATGGTGGGCGATAATAGGGATCATTCTTATGATAGTCGTTTTTGGGGAGCAGTGCCTTATAAATTTATTGTTGGAAAACCTTGGTTTGTGTATTTTTCTTGGGATGAGCAAAAACTAGTAAGGTGGGATAGAATAGGGCGTTTTATGGATACTTTGGAAAATAATGAAAAATTTATTCGTTACCATGAAAGCGATTTAGACGCCTTAGAATAA